The sequence CGGCTCATGGGTGATCACATCAGCAATCTTGAGCGTGGCGGAACCTATCTGGAGACTCTCTCCGATTTCCACCTGGAGACGATCCAGGAGCAGCTGTTCGACGATGATTAATCCTTCACGGAGCACCGTTGAAAACTCCCGCCCCGAGAGCAGTTCCACCCTGCCATAAAAGGGGTATCCCTTTTCAACCACCTTCAGGCCACTGAGAACAGATTTTTCTGATCGTTGACTGCTGGCCATACTGTAAAAGGTGTTCACCAGGGCAGCCTGCAGAACTCCCTGTTCCTCATAGTCGTCTACAGCATCAAGCAGTACTTTGGAAAGGGGATAATGGGACTCCAGCCTGATATCAGCCCCATGGAGTTGCCGGGCATCGTTGAGCATCGAGCGACGGACACTGCCACTGAATCCTCCCAGCGAAGTCAGGATTAACAGGGACAGAGCAACACAGGCCACAAAGATAAGGGACTGTTTGCGAGAACTATTAATCTGCCTGAGAATGAAACGAAGATGCAGCATCAGCTCAGTCTTCATCCTCTTGAGAGTGGATCATCCTGCCATCTAGCAGCCGAAAGACATGATCCGCCTGGCGGCTTATCTCGCTACTGTGGGTAGCCAGCACCAGTGTCGTTTTGAACTCCCGGCGCAGTTCGAGCAGGAGTTCCATAATGTTTTTGCCATTTGCCGAATCCAGATTCCCGGTGGGTTCGTCGGCAAAGACGATCTGCGGCTTGTTGATCAAAGCCCGGCAGATAGCAATCCGCTGCTTTTCTCCTCCGGAAAGCTGGTGGGGGAAATTATTCTTTCTCTGGCTCAGTCCCACCCTATGCAGTAACTCTTCTGCCTTCTGAACAGCCTGCGGATCCCGGTTTAATTCGGCGGGGAAGGCAATATTCTCTATGGCAGTGAGGGAAGGAACAAGGTGGAAAGACTGGAAGACATAACCGATTGTCCGGTTCCGAAAGGGAGCAAGTGCATCCTCACTTAAATTGGTAATGTCGGTTCCCGAAAGACCTATTGTCCCCGAATCCGGTCTGTCCAGTCCTGAAAGAAGACTCAACAGCGTTGATTTCCCGCTGCCGCTTTTTCCTTCAACAACGACAAAACCGCCGATTTGAACGGTAAGGCTGACATCATCAAGGACAAGAATTTTCCTGGAGCCAACAATGTAGGACTTACACAGATGAAAAGCTTCGAGCCCTTTACTGGACATAGTATTTTTCCCATTCCAATTCATATACTTCCTACAACAACTCGGTTTTTGCCCGATCTTTTTGCCTGATAGAGTGCCCTGTCGGCCCGTTTTAGCAGTTCGCTCTTCCCAAGCCCCCCGGCAAACTGAGCGATCCCGAAACTGCTTGTTACCTTCAGCCTTGCAGCCGCTGTAACAATCACAGCATCCTGAAGGACACAGCGTATTTTTTCACAGAGGTGGAGGGCCTGTTCCACGGAGGTATCGGGCAGGAGTATGGTAAACTCCTCTCCACCCCACCTGGCCACAAAATCCTGTTCTCTGGTGTTACGCTGCAGGAGTTCTGCAAGCGACTTTAGAACCTCGTCGCCAGCATCATGGCCATGGGTATCATTCACCTCTTTAAAATTGTCGACATCAAGCAATACCAGAGAAAATGGCTCTTTTCTTCTTCTTGCCTCCCTGGTGATCTGGTTAAAAATAAGATCAAAGTGCTGACGATTCGCCAATCCGGTCAGGCGGTCGGTCATGGCCATATCTTCATAACGAGCCTTTGTTTTCTCCTGTCGAAAATAGACATACCCACCAACCATAAAACAGGCCGCAACTACAAGGACTCCAAACATTACCTTTGAAAGCCGCTGTTGGGAGTCACTTAAGGTCTGGTCGGCCCGGTAACTGACAAAATAGGCAGCAGTATCCCCTTTTATATTTTCCACGGGTAGAAAAGTGGCTATCAGAGTCTTCTTTTCCTTAGGAACAGAGGCGACAACGGAGAAGGCCTCACCATCCTGAAGCCTTGAGTCAATTTTCTCACGAAGCTGGCTGTTTATTTTTTTCAAGGTGGCAAAGGAAACAATATTCAGGGCGGGCAGGGCCTCCCTGGTCCGACTCACCACCTCTTTCAGCTTCACATGATATGAAGAAACCCTGCACTGTTCATAATACGAGCGGGCACTGTCCAAAATCGTTTTATCAATAATATCTGACCGTATCATAAAGGAATAGATGGCTGGAAATATGCGGGTGGCAAGGTTTCTAATGGCCAGAAACGGAAAAGAGATTTCCACACTTCCGACAAATTCACCGCGATAATACAGGGGATAGACATTGCGAAATCCATAAATAACAACCCCTTCCTCAAAGCCGTTTATGGCCTTGCCGGTTTCATTCACCAGGCCAATAGAGTACCGTACACCTTCCAATGAATCGCCGAAGAGAGCTGGTTTATGAAAGCGAAGAAAACTGATGCTGCCAGGCAGATGGAAGTGCAGGATACTTTTACCACCCTGTCCCTGTAGATTTCGGTACAGTGGCAGCAGCTTGTAATAGAGGGCTTCCCGCTTGCGTTGCTGTTCCATGGCAGAACCCTTGCTGGCTGTTGCCATGGTGGAAAGTATGTCCTCCTTATTGATAATATTGCTAAAGAGGGCATCTGCCAGGCTATTCAGAGAATAGATAAGAGCCTTCAGCTGATACTCCTGCTGGATCGTCGCGTTTTCCAGATAGTTAGATTCCCGTTCTTTTTTTTGAAAATAGAGGAAACTGAGTACTAGAGACGTAAAAATGGTTACGAGAAGCACATGATACAAAAATTTGTTTTTGATTTCTGCCATAAAGATAGACGCTCTCATCCAATTTCTCAGTTCTAGCGGTAAAGAAGCACCCCGTTACTGTTCCTGGGAAAGTACGGGCAACAGCACTCGGACGGTTGTTCCCCTGCCAACAGTACTCTCGACCAGTATGGCACCATGGTGGGCCTGCAGGATCCCTACAATCAAGGTAAGCCCAAGTCCTCTTCCTACAAATCTGGTGGAATAAAAAGGTTCAAAAATCCGGGACAGATTCTCCGGACTGATACCATGGCCACTATCCCTTATCTGGCAAAATACGTACTGCCCGGCTTTTATGCCTGCTCCCTGGAAGATCACCGGAAAGGCACTTGCTGTAAAAAATTTGCTTCCAAAGGATACCTCGATCTCTCCTGCTTTGTCATCAAGAGACTCGACTGCATTGTCAACTATATTCTTAATGACATCCTTCATCTGCTGTGGATCCAGAAAACAGGAAAGTGGCTGATCCGCGGCAATAAAGTTGAGTGTAACTGAAGAGGGCAGGTCAACTTTCAGCAGCGAAACAATGCCCTTGACAATATCTGGAAGTGATTGCTGTTCAAGCCTGGAGGAATGCTGTCCCACATAGTTCAGCATCATCGAGCCAATCTGTGAAGCATCTTTTGCGGCCTGAACTGCACTCGAGGCCATTTCCTGCTGATCTGATCCCTCAGGCAGCGTATAAAGCATCATATTCAGATTACCGAGCACTGCCGTCATGGTATTGTTAAAGCGATGGGCAATAGCTCCTGCCATTGTTTTCAGACTGGCAAGTTTTTTAAGTTCCTCTACCTGACGGCTTGTCTCTATTCGTTGTTCCTGAAGTTCTTTTTCTTTCGTGATATCACGAATTATCTCCATACAGGATATTGTACCGTCATGATTATCTATCGGTGTTGCCACAACTTCAAAGATGCTTCCGTCACTCCGTTTAACCTCATAGTTCATCATTTTCTTCTGTTCAATCACCTCTTCCAGCTTGCAGAAGGAGCAGGGATCCCCCTGTTCCATAATGACACTATGGCAGGGCTGGCCGGGCCGACTTCCAAACCATTCAATCATCGTTTTATTCCGACTGTGGACACGATGATCTGAATCGATCACACACAGGCCAATACCGAGATTATCAATGGCTGTGATATACCTTTGCAGCTCCACGGTCCGCCTGGAAATCAACCCCTCAAGGTCATTTTGATGATTCCTCAGTTCCCTTTCCACCTCATAACGTTTCTGAATTGTTTGGTGAAAAGCGAGTGTGGCCGTTGCCAGATCTTTAAATTCGCCAATTCCCTTTTCCTCCATTCGAACCATCTCGGGCAATGGCAAGGGTGTCCCCCTTGTTTGAGCCAGAATATTTAAGGAACTGGCTACTTTTCCCAGCCAACGAGTCAATGTTTTTGCCAGGAGAATGGATAACAGCAGCATTACCATTAAAAACAGAGCTGTCCACAGCATCAAGCGACTCACAACATCATGGTAGGACTCCCTGCTCACCCTGTTCTGAGTAGTGGCATGGCTGGTCAGGCTCACAGAAATACTTTGCCGCTGGCTGAGCATTTCCATAAACAGATTCTGGGCATTTTTAATATGTTGCCCTGCCCGTTGCGGATCAATGGCTACAATATCTGTAGCCATGATAATAAAGGCTTGATACTTCTGGTAGCTTGAAAGCATGCTCTGGACATTCGCAGAAGTTGGCAGCACCGTGCTCAGTCCCTCGACCAGAACCTTCAATTCTTCACCAAGATTCGCCAGATCATCAACGACGGCTGAGTGGATACGGTACAAATCAGCCTCATCCATGACACCCTTTTCTGCATTGGCCAGGCTTCCTGCAACCATCTGATGGATTGCAACCATCTGCTGGTCCAGCCTGGTAATATCCGAAAGAAAGAGAAGATCCTGTTGTGCTGCTCTGAAACGCTCCCGGTTCTCTTTGTCGAGGGTATGCAGTGTCCAGAAAGCCAGAGATGCGGAAAATATGGCAACCAGAAACACAGGCACAAGAAAGAGCCAGAAGAAGGTCCGTCCCTGTTTTCTCATATTCGGTTTCTGGCCCTTAATGCTACTGGAATGCGAAGAAGAAGTACTCATCAGGAACAGATCATAAATTTTTCAGGAGTTCCTGCCACTGTTGCGGTTCTATGCTGGCGACATATTCAAAGCCCTGTCCCCCAAGCGGCCTGAAAACCACAACAATTCCTTCCGGTGTCGGGAAATACCCCATTACATCCATCAGATTCGGTGCATGGGCAACAAGAACCAGATTTGTCCCTTCAGGCACCGGAGCTGAGAGCAAGCGCTTCGTATTGGCTATTCTGGGTACTTTTTCTCTGCTTGTCAGATTAGAGGTATACATCAGATATTCATTTGTAATAAACTCTGTCCCGAACGCTGCCATGGCAGTTTCCTTAGTCCTGCACATGGGACTGCTCTGGATCTCGCCAACCGGAATACCAGCCCGACGGATCGCCTCACCCACCTGCATAGAAATTTTCAGCCCCTCATCGGATAGCGGTCGCTGGGTTGAACAGTCATTCAGATCAACTCCTGGCACCAGGTCCGGACGTGATGTATCAGTGGGACCATGACGCATATACAGAACATATCCTCCCTCCTGCAATTGCCTTATCGTCTCCACCGTTGCCGCCTTTCGTTCAAAGACGGGAAAATCTGCGGCGCTCACCACCTGGAAAGGAACGATCAGTAAAAACACTCCGGCAAGGAAGCATTGCAGTTGACAGTTATACATATGTTTTTGCATGGGCAGTCCTCATGTGTAAAAAAAACTCAATGTAAAACGACAGCTAATCATAAGCTATTACCCATAACTTTCCAGTCAAATCGTGTTGTTCAGCGGAATTTTCTTCGGAAAAGAATCACAAAAGTGAGGGCAAGGTGTGGAGAGAATCTACAAAAAAATCAATTTACGGATCAGTAAACTGCTGTTTGATGTTTAGCCACAAATGGTCACGTAACCATACTGACTTCAGTCTATTTGGTAGAGCTGATTTCATATTCGGATTTTAACCGCTTGTGCCATTCAAACCTTTTTTCAAAATATTCTGCAGCTGATCCATGATGTAGGAGGCTTCTTTTTTCAGATTCTTAAACAGCTGTTCACAGCCACCAAGGTTTCCTTCTCTTCCCTGCGTCTCCAGAGTATTGCAAATTTCGGACATCATGACGGCCCCCACTGCGCCGTTCATTGATTTCATAGTATGGGCCGCCTGGTGTAAGGCTTCGACATCCTGATTGCTGATTGCATCAGCCAGGGACTGCATTAAGATTGGAGCTCTCTCAAAATAGCTTTCAATAATACCCCTGATAATGTCAGGTCCGCCCTGTTGTTGTATTTGGAGGTAACTCTGCAACATTTGAACATCAAAGCGCATTTTTTCAGATGGCAGATCATCCCCCTCATCATTCTCCCTGACGGTTCCACTCGTCTCCTGCTCCCATCCAGATGCCCATCTACTGAGGACAGAGTGAAGGTCCTTCTGACATAGAGGTTTGCTCAAATAGTCATCCATTCCGGCTGCAAGACAGCGTTCACGGTCACCACTCAACGCGTGGGCTGTCAGGGCTATTATAGGAGTACGAGAGCTTCCGTTCTGTTTTTCGAACCTTCGTATTTCATCAGTTGCCATATAGCCATCAAGCTCGGGCATCTGGCAGTCCATGAAAATCAGATCATATTTCTTCCGTTTAACTGCTTCAACTGCCTCTCTGCCATTTACGACCAGATCTACCCTGCAGCCAAAAAATTTCAGCATCGCCTCGGCAACAATCTGATTGGTCCGGTTATCCTCGGCAAGGAGTACCTGGTAGTCATATATCCGGTTCTCCAGCACCTGTTCCTCCTCCTGGTATTCTGACAGAGCAGTGTCCTGATCTTGAGGGATCTGCAAAAGAATGGAAAACCAGAAAACCGAACCTTTCCCGGGTTCACTTTCCACATCAATTGTTCCCTCCATCATTTCCACCAGTTGCCGTGAAATTGTCAGCCCCAGACCAGTCCCCCCATATTTTCGTGTTGTACTGCTATCTGCCTGGGAAAAGGTGTCAAAGACAGTTTTTATCTGTTCTCTAGCAATCCCGATTCCGGTATCACGCACCTCAAAACGCAACAGGCATGCCCCATCCCGCAGTTCTACAAGTAAGGCATTAACATTCACACTGCCGTGATTGGTAAATTTAATTGCATTACCAATGAGGTTAATAAGAATCTGACGTAATCGTGCCGGATCGCCATAGACGATTCTGGGAACACCTTCTTCAACACTAGTGGTCAGGGATAATTTTTTTTCATTGGCTGCCTGGGAAAACAAATCATAAACGGATTCGATCATCTCCCTGAGATCAAAATTGATTCTATCAAGTTCAAACCTCCCCGCCTCGATCTTTGAAAAATCAAGAAGCTCGTTGATTACATACAGAAGGTCTTTTCCGGAAGCGTGAATGGTTTGAACAAGCTGTCTGTGTTTCTCTGGCAGGTCTGCATGAAGGAGCAAATCAGCCACCCCGAGAACCCCGTTCATTGGCGTTCTGATCTCGTGACTCATGTTGGCAAGAAATTCACTTTTGGCACGATTGGCTGCCTCAGCAGCGTCCTTTGCTGCGAGCAGTTGAACGGTCCGGTCTGCAACTTTTTGCTCAAGGGTCTGCTGGTATTGTTTAACTTCTTTTTGCGAAGTGCGCAGCCTGTCTGTCATCATGTTGAAATTCTCAGCCAAAACAGAGAGTTCAAGTCCACCTTCTATTTCAATACGACCAGTCAGATCACCTGTAGCGATTTTCTGGGTCGCCTTCGTCAGTGTTTTAATAGGGTTCGTGATTTTTCTGGTCAGGAACAGGGTTGCAAGTATGGCCAGGGTAAGAATACTGAAGGTAAGGGTAAAAATTGCCCGTATGGCGTCATTAATCTGCTGACGCATGGGCTGTTTTGAGAGAATTAGACGGACGTAGCCGATCACTTCCGGCAAACCACTCTCCAGAGTACCATCATCAAGCTCCAATGAGTCACTGGTTGATCCCTGATTGACAATCGGACAAATAAACTGAATATCTTCCTCCTGTTCGAAAACAGTTACAACATCTTCAAAAGAAGAGTTGTCTTCCTTCGGTCCTGCAGGGAAGTCAGGGAGGGGGGCTGGCTTGAAACCAGTAACATGGTATTTTTCAATAAGTACCGTTTTATCGGCACGAAGCAGAGACAGGTAAACGGTTTCTTCATCTGTTATCACTGTTGCATGCTGAAGGCTCTCCCGGTCTTCGGCAAAAACCGCATATTCGCTGAACCTAGCTATCAGCTTACTTTTTTCTGTCCCTTGAGTCAGCAGAGCTTCAAGTCCGTCAAGGTGTTTCTGATATACTTCAACAGCTGTTATGCATAGACCTGTAGTCAGAACCAGGAATATTGACAAGAGGTTGAATTTACCAGCTAGACTTGATCCTTTTCTGTGGCTCATATTTTGCTTTTCCTCACTAGTAAACCTCCGCGGCCTCTTGAATCAGAAGAGGATCAAGTGTCAGGCGAAGATGGTCTGCAGTTTTCAAATTCAGCTCATACATTACCTTCTCGGGGGTGACTGGTGCGATATCACTCACCTTCGTTCCAGAGAAAATTTTTTCTGCAATCACACCACATTGCCTGCCCAAATCCATATAATCCCATGTGAGAGCAAAAAGTGCCCCTGCTTTCACCCAGGATGAAGAAAGGCCGACGAAAGCAATATGGTTACGGAAGGATGAGAGCAGCACAGCCTTGGCCGTTTTATTTGAATAAACCGTATTGTCCGGGATCCCAAGCAACATACTTGCTTTTCGACCAAGGGATTTGAGTGCAGGGGGAAGATCTGTAATCGTTGCCACCGGGATTGCATCAATCTCGATGCCAAACTGTTCTGCACTTTTTTTCATGACGGCAACTAACTGGCTGTTTTCCTCAGGATTGTACAGTATGGCTATACGGTCAATGGCGGGGAAGAAACGTCGGACCCACTGAAGCCGGACCTCTGGAGGATAACATAACAGAACACCTGTTGCCCTGGGAGAGTGAACAAAAACCTGCTCGTTCAACACCATGGCTGCAACCAGTGGTACATCGGGAATTGAGTTCAAGCCAACTTGGGTTGCGTTTGAACCAATGGTTAACAGAAGAGCCGGCTTTTGCTCATTGATTTCCTTTATAATTTTTCTGTTCTCTTCCTCTGTTCTTTGTAAAAAGTAATGCTCAAATCTTGCATCCGGAAACTTCTCAAGCACCTGTTTCCTGAATCCTTCGATCACCAGAATGCAGTATTCAGAGTTATGACTGCTCAATGAGACTATGGGCGATCTTTCCATGGCCAAAAGGCCCCGCCAAGCAAGAACAACACAAAATATCACTCCAATCAGGATGAGGTACAGTGATGATGACCATTTAGGCATTGCTGAACGCATTGGATCACCTGATTAAAATGAATAATCGAGTTTAACTCTAAATGTACGACCATCCTGATCAATGGCGTCCTGATAATGTTCTTCCGAAGCGGGATAGGCATATTTTCGATCGAAAAGGTTGTATATGCTTGCTGACAAGGTCACACCTTTAATCACATTCTTGCTGAGAAAAGTAAGATTTGTCAGGAAAAAATCATCGGTCATATTCTCATTTAATGTCTTACGCCCACTTTCATATTGCACTTCCAGGCCTGCCATCAGTTTGTTTTCTAAAAGAGGAATCATGACATTAGCCTTAGCCATATTGAGCGGTGAATTAACCATCCTTTCACCAGTCGATTTGTTTTTGGCGTTCTGGTAGGAATAACTGACTGATCCAGCCCACCCGTTATCCCAACGCCCCTCAATCTGAACCTCTCCTCCCATGGCTTCTGCCTTCCCTAGATTTTTAAAAACAAGCAGTTCATCGGCAGGGTCTGTGGTCAGGACAAGCAGGTCTTTAATCTTGTTATGGTAGGCTGAAAATACTGCCCGTGTATTCTCAGTAATTTTTTGCTCTACTATGACCTCAAAGGTTTCAATGGTCTCAGGAACGAGATTATCAGCAAGCTTCTGTGTGATATCTCCGTCGTGGTAATAGAGTTCATATGCATTGGGTGCTCTAAAAGCGGTACCATAGAGCAGTTTCAGATTAGTTCGGGAAAGAGGCGTATAGATGAGGGCAATCCTGGGATTTGTAGTGGAACCAACTGTATCGAAATAGTCGTAGCGGACTCCCAGATTAAGAAACAGATTATTCAGAATCCTGATTTCATCCTGCAGAAAAAACGCCCAGGTA comes from Desulfocapsa sulfexigens DSM 10523 and encodes:
- a CDS encoding ABC transporter ATP-binding protein, with product MSSKGLEAFHLCKSYIVGSRKILVLDDVSLTVQIGGFVVVEGKSGSGKSTLLSLLSGLDRPDSGTIGLSGTDITNLSEDALAPFRNRTIGYVFQSFHLVPSLTAIENIAFPAELNRDPQAVQKAEELLHRVGLSQRKNNFPHQLSGGEKQRIAICRALINKPQIVFADEPTGNLDSANGKNIMELLLELRREFKTTLVLATHSSEISRQADHVFRLLDGRMIHSQEDED
- a CDS encoding sensor domain-containing diguanylate cyclase, which encodes MAEIKNKFLYHVLLVTIFTSLVLSFLYFQKKERESNYLENATIQQEYQLKALIYSLNSLADALFSNIINKEDILSTMATASKGSAMEQQRKREALYYKLLPLYRNLQGQGGKSILHFHLPGSISFLRFHKPALFGDSLEGVRYSIGLVNETGKAINGFEEGVVIYGFRNVYPLYYRGEFVGSVEISFPFLAIRNLATRIFPAIYSFMIRSDIIDKTILDSARSYYEQCRVSSYHVKLKEVVSRTREALPALNIVSFATLKKINSQLREKIDSRLQDGEAFSVVASVPKEKKTLIATFLPVENIKGDTAAYFVSYRADQTLSDSQQRLSKVMFGVLVVAACFMVGGYVYFRQEKTKARYEDMAMTDRLTGLANRQHFDLIFNQITREARRRKEPFSLVLLDVDNFKEVNDTHGHDAGDEVLKSLAELLQRNTREQDFVARWGGEEFTILLPDTSVEQALHLCEKIRCVLQDAVIVTAAARLKVTSSFGIAQFAGGLGKSELLKRADRALYQAKRSGKNRVVVGSI
- a CDS encoding two-component system sensor histidine kinase NtrB translates to MRKQGRTFFWLFLVPVFLVAIFSASLAFWTLHTLDKENRERFRAAQQDLLFLSDITRLDQQMVAIHQMVAGSLANAEKGVMDEADLYRIHSAVVDDLANLGEELKVLVEGLSTVLPTSANVQSMLSSYQKYQAFIIMATDIVAIDPQRAGQHIKNAQNLFMEMLSQRQSISVSLTSHATTQNRVSRESYHDVVSRLMLWTALFLMVMLLLSILLAKTLTRWLGKVASSLNILAQTRGTPLPLPEMVRMEEKGIGEFKDLATATLAFHQTIQKRYEVERELRNHQNDLEGLISRRTVELQRYITAIDNLGIGLCVIDSDHRVHSRNKTMIEWFGSRPGQPCHSVIMEQGDPCSFCKLEEVIEQKKMMNYEVKRSDGSIFEVVATPIDNHDGTISCMEIIRDITKEKELQEQRIETSRQVEELKKLASLKTMAGAIAHRFNNTMTAVLGNLNMMLYTLPEGSDQQEMASSAVQAAKDASQIGSMMLNYVGQHSSRLEQQSLPDIVKGIVSLLKVDLPSSVTLNFIAADQPLSCFLDPQQMKDVIKNIVDNAVESLDDKAGEIEVSFGSKFFTASAFPVIFQGAGIKAGQYVFCQIRDSGHGISPENLSRIFEPFYSTRFVGRGLGLTLIVGILQAHHGAILVESTVGRGTTVRVLLPVLSQEQ
- a CDS encoding histidine phosphatase family protein; translation: MQKHMYNCQLQCFLAGVFLLIVPFQVVSAADFPVFERKAATVETIRQLQEGGYVLYMRHGPTDTSRPDLVPGVDLNDCSTQRPLSDEGLKISMQVGEAIRRAGIPVGEIQSSPMCRTKETAMAAFGTEFITNEYLMYTSNLTSREKVPRIANTKRLLSAPVPEGTNLVLVAHAPNLMDVMGYFPTPEGIVVVFRPLGGQGFEYVASIEPQQWQELLKNL
- a CDS encoding ATP-binding protein, translating into MSHRKGSSLAGKFNLLSIFLVLTTGLCITAVEVYQKHLDGLEALLTQGTEKSKLIARFSEYAVFAEDRESLQHATVITDEETVYLSLLRADKTVLIEKYHVTGFKPAPLPDFPAGPKEDNSSFEDVVTVFEQEEDIQFICPIVNQGSTSDSLELDDGTLESGLPEVIGYVRLILSKQPMRQQINDAIRAIFTLTFSILTLAILATLFLTRKITNPIKTLTKATQKIATGDLTGRIEIEGGLELSVLAENFNMMTDRLRTSQKEVKQYQQTLEQKVADRTVQLLAAKDAAEAANRAKSEFLANMSHEIRTPMNGVLGVADLLLHADLPEKHRQLVQTIHASGKDLLYVINELLDFSKIEAGRFELDRINFDLREMIESVYDLFSQAANEKKLSLTTSVEEGVPRIVYGDPARLRQILINLIGNAIKFTNHGSVNVNALLVELRDGACLLRFEVRDTGIGIAREQIKTVFDTFSQADSSTTRKYGGTGLGLTISRQLVEMMEGTIDVESEPGKGSVFWFSILLQIPQDQDTALSEYQEEEQVLENRIYDYQVLLAEDNRTNQIVAEAMLKFFGCRVDLVVNGREAVEAVKRKKYDLIFMDCQMPELDGYMATDEIRRFEKQNGSSRTPIIALTAHALSGDRERCLAAGMDDYLSKPLCQKDLHSVLSRWASGWEQETSGTVRENDEGDDLPSEKMRFDVQMLQSYLQIQQQGGPDIIRGIIESYFERAPILMQSLADAISNQDVEALHQAAHTMKSMNGAVGAVMMSEICNTLETQGREGNLGGCEQLFKNLKKEASYIMDQLQNILKKGLNGTSG
- a CDS encoding ABC transporter substrate-binding protein; translation: MRSAMPKWSSSLYLILIGVIFCVVLAWRGLLAMERSPIVSLSSHNSEYCILVIEGFRKQVLEKFPDARFEHYFLQRTEEENRKIIKEINEQKPALLLTIGSNATQVGLNSIPDVPLVAAMVLNEQVFVHSPRATGVLLCYPPEVRLQWVRRFFPAIDRIAILYNPEENSQLVAVMKKSAEQFGIEIDAIPVATITDLPPALKSLGRKASMLLGIPDNTVYSNKTAKAVLLSSFRNHIAFVGLSSSWVKAGALFALTWDYMDLGRQCGVIAEKIFSGTKVSDIAPVTPEKVMYELNLKTADHLRLTLDPLLIQEAAEVY